DNA sequence from the Pomacea canaliculata isolate SZHN2017 linkage group LG7, ASM307304v1, whole genome shotgun sequence genome:
aatgacagtCGTGTCCATCTCATAAATTCCATGTCCTTTctactacaccattttcttaccacccTCTGCGCTTACGTGTATACAccgctgttagtttggctctggtgtggtttgtttccttttggaaAACCCAACGAGTAAGAGAGGGGGAaaagagcaacaataataacaacaaaatatagtttgcaactgaaattcatttaatttatttgcacagtttcaaacactttttcccttcatctcatgatttacctAACATTACACCAAATTCAACATTTCTTATTGACAGGTGAGGTATTTAGAAGATTTAGAACCTTGTGGGTCGATACTACCAGagtaacatcatcagtgtgatgtgaacagatagacgaaagcatcaaaaataaagtttttaaattcagttgtctttgtgtttgtgtcatttccgctgttcatctctttatcccttattttctttttatttgatggagaatacattcaattgtcggtcctaaccctgacagtatgttcagatgcAAACAGTTTCACtccagctttctaaccgccaacccaaatactcggctgagaaagactcTTTATTGCTCGGGTTAtttattgcctgtgatctccgccctgcctcggggccagggtagcgattagggaaaactgaccgctggtacaccaccccgtgtactcctaccttccctcgaaaccatttgaaaacacgcccactTCGACATcggccttttttaaaaaaggtgtttttATCCTCGGCCGCACGATTTGAATTTCTGCCTGTACTGTTTTAAAATCATGTCTTTCAGCAAGTTGACAGTTCTGACTTCATCAATTCCTCCACTCATTTGTGTCACTATTAAACAGTGAGATTGTCTTTGTGACTTTCCAGGATGAACTGGAGGAAATAAGATTAGTTTGTGGCACGTACTGGCGGTGTGTCGCAGCTGTCACGTGTCCCATCTATGAATGCCCTAAATTTGCgatttacaaaatattgaaagcaGTATTTCGATGGATTtctaatgtttacttttctacATCTTTTCAACTCATAATGGATTTTTAAAGGCATGCAATTCAGCGagcagctaaaaataaatacataaatagaAATTCTATTAGATTAATTGTATGACTGAAACTGCGGTATGTGAAAATGCATTTGCAGCCTTTATTACTGGTTTTCGATAACTTTTGCAAGCTGGGAGCAGCTTTGACATAATGTTTTAAGgtatataataaatatgatgAAAGGTGTGTGACTAGTTAccagtttcctttctttggaaatTCCTTGCGTTTGCTTACCAGAGTTGGTAGTGTTTGTTGATTCTACTTTAACCTGCCTTAGCAGCCTGTCAACACCAGGTGACCTTCCAAGCTAACGATTGAGAGCCTCTATTTCGACATTAGCATACAATTGATTTAACAGTGAGACAAATGTACCAAAGTCTGAGTAAATTTGATATGATTTAAGTTTTACACATGTTTTTCAATTAGAAAAAGCAGCTCTTATACACATAATGTTTTACCAGTACCTGCTAATCTGGTTTCCGAAAACTGCAATGTGGAGATATCAAACTGGAAAGTGCAAGGAACATGCCAAGTTGCAAGGATGTACTCGTCAGATTCCATCTACAAATGCACGTGGAGCGTAAATAATGCCGAGGTaacaataagaagaaacaaTGACAAGATATAATatgatttgtaataaataatgataaactGCTTTGTTCAATAGTACATCTATGCAGCATTAAACCTTTTTCACAATGTAAAACAATGTACAGTCATCACCATTTTAATATTCTAAGGGACTAAATGAACaatagatatgtatatataagaaAGTAAGGCAGCATGAGTTCAGAGCAAACTATGTACTTGACAGAAagcaaaattacttttaaagctCTTTAACCAAACACACTTTCAGACACTTCAAATTAACATCTTTCTGTATGTTAGCTTTATGTGATAAAGTGATTAAAATTTATCCCAGTTTCGTCAAGTACATTAGAAATGCGATACGTCTTTTAAATTTCACTACTTTAAATATCAATTTCCTACCTTGCTAATATCTGAGCATAAATACCTATTGTTGTATATTTAatcatcaattaaaaaataggCCATTCactatttttgtgattttttccTTAAATTTCTTTAAGACTTCAAACCTGAAATAACGACTTACTATGTTCTAGTCACTTTACAGGAAGGAAAAATATCACTTTCACTCCTGTAATTAACAGATACGAAGAATAACAATCGGTAAAAGCTATGTaatagatatttatatttatcaacGAAATCAACTGTCGTGCTGTTTTagaatttttctctttgttataTATGGAAAGTGTTTGTTATAATGCTagttttttctgtgatttttagAATGTTTGTGATCAATTGTGTATTATTTGATTGTAGCTACCATCTGGCTTTGAAGAACCCCTTACTAATTGGACTGACAGGTATACAAGCTATTTGAATAGAACCTACATGAGGGGAAATTGCTCTTTTAAGCAGGAAATGCCTTCTGTAAGGTACAGCTACACCTATAAAATCAGTGTTGATCCTGGTCTTCAAAACTTCTTTGTAAAGACGATTAACATAGGTAACCTTGaactaattattattaaatattacaatttgCAATGTTGCTTGTACCTTTCTAACGATTTAAATTAACCAcatgtaattttatattttatgttaatttacATGTTAAGATAGGTAGTGTTATCGGAAATATAactattacattttaattaaagcgtaaacagaaaataaacagaatacagGCACTAACTAGATAATAGTTAAATATATGTTATACATATGACTATTATAAAGCCCTTGCACGTGTTAAAGACGAAAGAGTTTTTAATGTAGATGACATATTCCTCCACCGAAAgctacaatattttataataatgtcCATTGTTCAGAGCCTCCTAAGAAGCCTGAGATCAACTGTTCAGAAACCGTTCTTGAGGGATCGACTGTCGTCTGTATGTGCACCTCCCAATACAAAGGAAATCCACCTGCGAAATTTGCTTGGGATGGAATAGATACTGATAGACTACTTCTTCGCAATGTCAGCCGACAACAAAACTGCACTAAATATACATGTCGACAGACTTGGGGTCCTTACGGATTTATCAACACTACAGTTAACTACACCTTAACAGTAGCATGTAAGTATTTTTATACTGTTCACAAGGCTAGATTTTTCACAGTTGGACAATTGATTCATGATGCATACCTGTGATTGCTAAAATAACCAAATTTATTAGGCTGTaagaatatataaacataaaaatacttttcagtCAATATGCACATGGGGTAGAATGAACACAAGCTCGAAACCcttcacacgcatgcacacacacaaacacacatgcgcacacagacacactgaatGAATATGTCAACGTTTCTATTGGGATATTAGAAAATGGAACAAAGACGGAAAAGGGAACAAATACGGGAACACATCTTTCGCCGTACATACTGTTCCCGTCAGCCATGTTTCACTGGAACATCTACTGTGACCAAACGACTGACACCATGACTACCAGCACGTGCACCAGCTGCCCGCACATGATACAGATGGCGACATTGTATGCAGTACACAGCCTTTAACACAGTTTTTAATAATTCGTCTGTTGGGACAAACGTTTTCATGAAcattacacatacataaactAAAATATCTTCATGAGGTACACTCAGTAAAGCATGCAATGCCAATGAGAAGCAATTGCTAtgacaataattttttcaatgttataCTAggtttcataaacattttatatgaattcggtttttacatattttttcaattttttaattattgttaaataGCAATCTGTAGTTAATAATTATTGCTTGCATGTGAACCTAGGTATATACATTGTGACAGGTACAGAAGAGAGCATCAGGCAGGTAGATGAACAGAAGACAAAAGCAAAGGACTCGTCATCGTCGGGCAGCATTAACGGAGGACTAATTGGTGGCATTGTTGCAGCTGTAgttttttcaattattattgGAGCTGTCATCGTTGTCTTCATAGTCAAGCGGCGGAAAGGTGTGTATATCCTACTTTATATTCATTTAACGTTTATTAAAGGAATCTAGGTCAATTCGGAGTTGGCGTTTCTCTTTGATATCCAGTATCAACTTTCTTACATTCATTTTGCGATATCACAAgctaaaattattaatgatgcCTTGATCGATAATTAAAAGCTTTGGTGTCGTGTTCAACAGAAAATCTTGATTTACACGCAcactttacttctttttttcacctttaaCATCAGGAGTGCGTTTAAAGAATAAACTAGTTTCGTCTGCATTGAAGACTTCATGAAAAATGTAatcttaaaacaaatttctggcAGTATCTGTATCCAATAGCTGCAAACCTTTTCTGGACTGTGCCCATTTTCATCACCTAGCCTGTTAAACACAattccttgtctttttttcttgtttttttatttactgtttttattttatacctttCTCGTTTgaactttatttcttctatttttttattaacaaagaTTTTCACTTACTAACACATTTTATTCTCGCATACAaacaatattataaatatttcttttatatttgacgGCTACAGAAATGTCCTTATGGGCATCCTTTTCACTAATGACAAcgataatatatatacacatttctttcaaaatctcAGATCCAATGTACGACACGGCTAGAAGACCTGCTAATAACGAACATAATTATGAAGACCTTACTCAGAACAGGTGTGAAGTTCGCCAGCCAGCAGGTAAATACAGTTCACTGTACCTTCTGtatgttaatatatatttgGCTTCAATTATGTTCACTTAATGTTTTaattcaataaattaaaagtcGACTATTTACTAAAATGGATTTGCCTGCTTTGGTATTAGCAGGCAAGAACAATAAGCTGAAGCACAaccttttcaaaatgtaaatcaaAGTTCAGAAAGTTTATACAGAGGCCAGTGGACCACAACTCAAATGATCTTTTACATTGTTTGAGGTGTGAAAACGCCAATAAGAACAGCTGTAGTGCTAACAGGGCTTTGTCCCTTTATTCCCGCATTCCATCTATCACTGGACCTGGTCTAGTAAATATAAACTACTTGACGGCTTGTGTTAGGCCTGAGATTCATTTTAGGTTCAGTGGGTGCATATCAGACACATAAGGAAAAAGCCAGCAGTAGAAACTAATATGGTGGTTAAAAGGAAACAGAAGCACAGAACAGAGCAGCATAACGGATCTAGCAACAAGTATAGTGAATCATCAATGTGGACATAGGAAACTTAATTATCAAGAGCAAGTgacaacagaaggaaaaaaaggcacCTGTGTCATCATGGAGAAGCGACCCTCCTCCCACAGCTGCCCAGTCCCTTCCCATTCTCCACTCCCTATATTCTTCCAGATCCCCATCCGTCACAATGCGAAGTCGCCTTTACATGCgacactttttccttttttaaaataaacataccaAAAATGCCATGACACAAGATATTCTGGAGGTTAAAAAGTTAAAAGCTTCGGAATGGCGCTATTCTACAtaataaagatgaagtaaatttgaacaaaaatgtgtaagaaaaatatcatttttcctgttttaggTGCAAGCAACAAAGACGTTACAAGACCAAACACTGATGGACATATGTAATGAGAAGTTATTCTTAAAGATCAGAATGCCTCGCAAACTACAGGTATgtcaaaaatacaatttaatatACCGTGTACTACAATAAGTGTGTTTCACaagtttcaaatatttctaaagtTTTCTAACATAAATACGGTCTTTCCCGATAAACCGGGTACTAGTCGAGAAATGAACACTATAAAAGTGTCTTTTACAACAAACTATGGAATACTTTgcttaaaagaacattttgtaaCAGCGAACAGTTAAGGGTGAtttataaatcacatgtttatgtTAGGACGATGGTAGCATATGGTAATCTGTATagtttaactttttaaacatataatttttttccacttcccTAGGTGCAGTCTTTGTTATACCAAGGACATCAAGGACTGCTCGCATTTCCTAAAAAGACTTGTTAAAACctacagaaaagagagaaacaagaacaaaaagataAGCTGATGTTTAAGGTTCACATTCCACAAGAACAGGTGTGTTGTTTAGCATCTCGCCAGACCACAGCCCACCTTCTTCTTTCACGCTTGCTGTGATCATCtattaacaataaaacacaactaaaacagttaaaaactcAGTTATGTGTATTCCTTCGAGTCGTAGCACGGCACAATATCTTATTGTAGAGGGCTTAATCATAGAAACAAGCAAattcttatttcatttaaaatttaaaagcataaaACCACAACTAGAAGGAAGCAAATACAAAACCTTTATCGATGGTCTCCACTGCTATGTGCTACAAAACTATCCGGTTTATCTCTatttttcgtctttcttttttaatttgtcttttatttatagcCGAACTGATTCTCTTTCTTGCAACTCctaattaaaattttcaagTTGAATTCTAGCTCCTACTCCTCGAGTGAGCAAATATGCCTCgagttcttttttatttacatctacCTCACACCCGCACTTAGCCGACCTGGGAGTCCCTAAAGTGTCctgattttttggtttttttttttgctctgtgCGTTGTtcgcttctctt
Encoded proteins:
- the LOC112568218 gene encoding uncharacterized protein LOC112568218 isoform X1, coding for MEAKFLIFYSLILLERKVYSAVNIEECPTDMINVTEDDELSLTCGPSYSEIEWYYSTNNTLGDYIGYCSGTRCNPIQSNKFRIHAEWSSWPSRLYKSILDITNVTREEAGFFHCKDSYSMYTCRLRVTVPANLVSENCNVEISNWKVQGTCQVARMYSSDSIYKCTWSVNNAELPSGFEEPLTNWTDRYTSYLNRTYMRGNCSFKQEMPSVRYSYTYKISVDPGLQNFFVKTINIEPPKKPEINCSETVLEGSTVVCMCTSQYKGNPPAKFAWDGIDTDRLLLRNVSRQQNCTKYTCRQTWGPYGFINTTVNYTLTVACTEESIRQVDEQKTKAKDSSSSGSINGGLIGGIVAAVVFSIIIGAVIVVFIVKRRKDPMYDTARRPANNEHNYEDLTQNRCEVRQPAGASNKDVTRPNTDGHM
- the LOC112568218 gene encoding uncharacterized protein LOC112568218 isoform X2 gives rise to the protein MEAKFLIFYSLILLERKVYSVNIEECPTDMINVTEDDELSLTCGPSYSEIEWYYSTNNTLGDYIGYCSGTRCNPIQSNKFRIHAEWSSWPSRLYKSILDITNVTREEAGFFHCKDSYSMYTCRLRVTVPANLVSENCNVEISNWKVQGTCQVARMYSSDSIYKCTWSVNNAELPSGFEEPLTNWTDRYTSYLNRTYMRGNCSFKQEMPSVRYSYTYKISVDPGLQNFFVKTINIEPPKKPEINCSETVLEGSTVVCMCTSQYKGNPPAKFAWDGIDTDRLLLRNVSRQQNCTKYTCRQTWGPYGFINTTVNYTLTVACTEESIRQVDEQKTKAKDSSSSGSINGGLIGGIVAAVVFSIIIGAVIVVFIVKRRKDPMYDTARRPANNEHNYEDLTQNRCEVRQPAGASNKDVTRPNTDGHM